The Phoenix dactylifera cultivar Barhee BC4 chromosome 9, palm_55x_up_171113_PBpolish2nd_filt_p, whole genome shotgun sequence genome window below encodes:
- the LOC103710758 gene encoding peroxidase P7-like isoform X1, whose amino-acid sequence MALFSNTYLVLSILSLLACAANGQLSPTFYNRTCPNLQSIVRSVMAQAVQKESRMAASILRLVFHDCFVNGCDGSILLDDTPTFTGEKNAGPNANSARGFEVIDAIKTQVEAACRATVSCADILALAGREGVALVGGPTWNVPLGRRDARTASQSAANSNLPGPSSSLSTLISMFAAKGLNARDMTVLSGAHTIGQARCTLFRSRIFNEANVNASFAALRKRTCPASGGDGNLAPLDVRSPDRFDNAYYQDLVARQGLLHSDQELFNGGSQDAQVRQYSTDSAQFARDFAAAMVKMGNISPLTGTSGEIRLNCRKIN is encoded by the exons ATGGCCTTGTTCTCTAACACCTACCTCGTGCTCTCCATCCTCTCTCTTCTAGCTTGTGCTGCCAATGGACAGTTGTCACCTACGTTTTACAACCGTACCTGCCCAAACCTGCAGAGCATTGTGAGGTCGGTCATGGCACAAGCTGTTCAAAAGGAGTCGAGGATGGCTGCGTCCATACTTCGCCTCGTCTTCCATGATTGCTTCGTAAAT GGATGTGATGGATCTATCCTTCTAGACGACACGCCAACATTCACCGGCGAGAAGAACGCTGGCCCAAACGCAAACTCCGCCCGTGGATTTGAAGTCATCGACGCCATCAAAACCCAAGTCGAAGCCGCTTGCAGAGCAACTGTGTCGTGCGCCGACATTCTGGCACTTGCGGGACGCGAGGGAGTCGCCCTG GTTGGCGGACCAACTTGGAATGTGCCACTGGGCCGCAGGGATGCGAGGACGGCGAGCCAGAGCGCGGCCAACAGCAACCTCCCCGGCCCCAGCTCGAGTCTGTCCACCCTCATCTCCATGTTCGCGGCCAAGGGTCTCAACGCTCGGGATATGACCGTGCTCTCGGGAGCGCACACCATAGGCCAAGCGCGGTGTACATTGTTCCGCAGCCGCATCTTCAACGAGGCCAACGTGAACGCCAGCTTCGCCGCCTTGCGGAAGCGAACCTGCCCGGCTTCGGGCGGCGACGGCAACCTCGCCCCCCTCGATGTCCGGAGCCCCGACCGGTTCGACAACGCCTACTACCAGGACCTCGTGGCTCGGCAGGGGCTGCTGCACTCAGACCAGGAGCTCTTCAACGGTGGGTCTCAGGACGCCCAGGTCCGGCAGTACAGCACCGATTCCGCGCAGTTTGCGAGGGACTTCGCGGCGGCCATGGTCAAGATGGGCAACATCAGCCCGCTGACCGGAACTAGTGGGGAGATTAGATTGAATTGCCGGAAGATTAACTGA